CCGGGCATCGCGGCGGAATTCCTCGACGACCTGCGCCGCTTCAGGAAGGCGCGCATGGACCTCGAGTCCGTCGTCGAGGGCGCCAACGGCAAACCCGCCGTGGAGTTCCACGGCAGCTTTGTCGCCATCGTCTGAACGGACATACCGCCCGGCCTGCAGCACATTCAAAATGTTGCAGCCACGCTTAAGCCGCAGGCGAATGCGTGGTCAGGGGACGAGGACTTTGTCGCCGTTTCGACAAGCTCAAGGTCCCGAGCCTGTCGAGGGACTGCGCTCCAAAGCGGCTACCCCTTAATCTAGTCTGCTCAAGTTTGCCCGTATTACGGATTGCCGGGCGCAGGTCTTAGCGGTTGGCTCCCGGTGGAGAAATCACCCCATGCATGCCGCCACCGCCCCTTCCTGGTTCCGCCGCCTTTTCCTCTTCGTAACCCTGGCCGTTGCCGGCCTCGCCGTGTCCACGCTCCAAGCGGCGCCCGTCTCCGTCGGTGGCACCTACGAGGGCGAGGGCACGGTGGTGTCCGCCAAGCCGGCCTACGACGGCCCGGTTTCGCTGCGCGCGCTGCTCGCGCTGGAGTTCGACCATGCGCGTGGGCTCAAGGCCCACGGCGGTATCGCGCAGGTCGAGATCGTGCAGGAGGAGCGCAGCCTGAAAATTGTCACCAAAAACACCGAGGGACGCCAGGAATGGACCAGCGAGTGGACCCGCAACGGAGGCTTCCAGGCCACCGACGAGGAAGTGAAGTTCCTCATCCGGGCCAAACGCGGCGGTGACGAGGTGTTCATGTTCACGCTCAGCCCCGCGAGCAATGGCGCCGCGGTCACCGTGAAGATCCAGCGCATCGAAAACACCATGACCGGCCCGCTGGGCCACGATGTGGGCGTGTTCCTCTTCCTGCGCGCCCGCGAATAAATCGACGGCGAAGTAACAAGGATCAAGGGCCAAGGTCCGATCCGAAGGCAGCCCTCTCTCTTGTTACTTGGAAACCTGCCCCTTGTTACTTGAGAGAAACGCGCCGCGTTTCGCTCAGATGTGCTTCGAGTCGGCCTCGTCCTTTTTCACGTAGCCGCTGTCCTGACGCTGGTGGTTGACGGCGTTCTTCTTCAGATAGGCCTGATACACGTCGTCCGGGGTCATGCCGAGGGTCTGCGCGAGCGAGACGAGGAAGTGGAAAAGATCCACGACCTCGACCTTGGCGTTCTGCTCGTCGAACTTCTGGTATTTGGCCCACCACTTCCACGGCACACTGTCGATCAGCTCGGCCGTTTCCTGCTGCATGGCGCGGGTGTAGTTGAGGATCCACTTGGCCTTTTCCTCGTCGGAGGGCGGGGGCAGATTCACTCCAATGCGCTTATTGAGCGCATCTTGCATACGAAAGATCTCCTCAAGTTTGTCCATGGGCGCGGAGCTTGGGCGGGCCGCTTCCGACTGGCAAGCCCCGCGCCGGGGAAAAATAGCGTTGCCCTCATAATGCATCGTAAGATGCTGCTGCTTTCCTGCCGCCGTCCGCCCCAAGCGCAATCGAAGGGCGAGAGCACGACACCACGAGCTCCGGCTGGCAACAACCGCGCCGCCTCCGGGCAGGCGCTCTCACCACCAACAACATAGACATGTCCTCCACAGAAACGTCCGGTGCGCCCGCCGATGCCACCGCGACCACCCCGGCTCCTGAAGCCGCTTTCCCGACCTTCGGCACCACCCGCGGCTCGGGCCTGGCCCGCGGGAAGCGTCCGAGCACCGCCGCGGCCTCCTCCGCCAGCGCTGCTCCGTCCGACTACAAGCCCACCGCGATCGAAGTCGTTAACGCCCCCCGCGAATACACCAACCCGTTCGCTCCTGCCGGTGAACCGGCCGCCGAAGCCGCCCCCGCCGCTCCGGTCCCCGCCCCGGTCGCCGAGACGCTCCCCGTCATCGAGACCGTTGCCGCCAAGCCCGCCCCGGCTCCGGCGCCCGCCCCGGTCGCCGAAGAACCCGCCGAACTGAACATCCTGCCCCCGGCCGAACAGCGTTCCGCGCCCGCCCAGACTTGGGAGAGCGAAGGTTTCTCGCCGACCCGCGAGCCGCGCCGCGAGCGCGCCCCCCGCGAGGAGCGCAGCGAAGCCCCGGCCGAGGAGGTCGATATCGACTCCATCCCGCCGCAATTCCTCTACGTCCGCCCGGGCGTGAAGTTCGTGCCGACGCCCCGCAACTGGGGTGGCGCACCGCGCGAACGCCGGCCCGCCGGCGAACACGCGCCCCGTGCCGAGGCCTCCGCTCCGGCCAAGCCCGAAGCGCGCAGCCACGCCCCGGCCCCCGCCAAGTCCGGCGGTTTCCTCGGCTGGCTCAAGGGCCTCTTCGGCAGCGAGTCCGCGCCCGCTTCCGCCCCGATCTCCGCCGGCGGCGAGGCGTCCGGTGACGAGCGCCGCGAGGGAGGTCACCGCCGTCACCGCAGCGGCCGTGGTGGTCGCGGCGGCGAAGGCGGCGGCCAGCGCCGTCATCGCGGCGGCCGCGGGGGTCGCGGTCGCTCCCACGACGGCGAGTCCCAGGGCACCCGCTCCAGCGGCAGCATCTGAGCCACTTAAAACTTGTCCGCGCCTGACGCGCGACACACGTTCAAGGTGTCCGCACCCGCGGACGCCTTTTTCATGTCCTGTCATTGCGAGGAGCGAAGCGACGAAGCAATCCAGCCCGATGGATCGCCCCGCGGTTGCGCCGCCCGCGCTGCCCGGCCCGGGACCCCAGACCCCAGAACCTAGACCCTTTACTGTTCGTCCATGTCCGACCTCATCATCCACGGCGGCAAACCCCTCAGCGGCACCATCACGCCCTCGGGCAACAAGAATTCCGTCCTGCCGATCCTCTGCGCGACGCTCCTCACCGACGCCAAGGTCACGCTCCGGAACGTCCCGCTCATCACCGACGTCGAGAAGCTCGTCACCTTCTTCTCCGAGCAGGGCTCGGTCGTCGCCTGGGACCGCGCCGCCGGCACGATGACGCTCGACCACTCCGGCTTCGACGGCAGTCGCCTCAACGGCGAACTCCCCGCCGGCATGCGCTCCTCCGTGCTGCTCTTCGCGCCGCTTCTGCAGCGCATGAAGAAATTCGCGCTGCCCGCCAACGCCAAGGGCTGCGCGCTCGGCATCCGCGAACTCGACCCGCACCTGGAGATCCTCGAGAAACTCGGCGCCAAGGTCGCCACGCGCGGCGGCACGCTCACGCTCTCGCTCAAGGACCGTTTCCGCGGCGCGCGCCACTGGCCCGACTACATGTCGGTCACGGCCACCGAGAATTTCGTGATGGCCGCCGTGCTCGCCGAGGGCGAGTCCGTGCTGCTCAACGCCGCCAGCGAACCCCATGTGCAGGACATGTGCGCCGTGCTCGCCGCCATGGGCGCAAAAATCGAGGGCCTCGGTACCAGCCAGCTCACCGTCACCGGCGTCGCCCGGCTCAAGGGCGGCACGTTCACCATCGCCAGCGACCACCACGAGATCGTCACCTTCCTCGCGCTGGGCGCCATCACCGGCGGCGAGGTGCGCGTGAAGAATTCGCTGCCGCACCACTTCGACCTGATCACGCGCTCCTTCGCCAAGCTCGGCGTGAAGGTCGAGCACGACGGCGACACCGCGATCGTGCGCCGCCGGCAGAAGCTCCTCGTTGAGCAACCGTTCACAACCAACCTCCTGCCCAAGATCGAGGCCGCGCCCTGGCCCTATTTTCCCGTGGACCTGCTGCCCTGCATGATCGCGCTGTCCGTGCGGGCGAAGGGCGAGGTCATGTTCTGGAACAAGGTCTATGAGGGCGGCTTCACCTGGATGTCGGAACTGGCGAAGTTCGGCGCGCACGTCGTCGTGAGCGACCCGCACCGCGTGACCGTCTTCGGCGCCAAACCCCTGCGCCCGACCACCGTCGAGGCCCCCTACATCATCCGCGCCGCCGTCGCGCTCTACATGGTCGCCGCGAGCATCCCGGGGAAATCCGTGGTGAAGAACGCCGACACCATCAAGCGCGCCCACCCCAACTTCGTCGAAAACCTCCGCTCCCTCGGCGCCGACGTGGAGTGGCGCTGACAGGATTTTGGATTCTCGATTTTTGATTTTCGAATTCCCGAGCCAGACAAAACCCGCCCTTGCGTGTCATTCTGAGCCCAGCGAAAAATCCAGCATGATCCCCGCGAGCGAATTGAATCCTGGATCCTTCACTCCGTTCAGGATGACAGGTTGCCCTTGTTGATCAGACCATCCGTGTCTATCCGTGCCATCTGTGGTTAAACCCTCTGCCGCTTCCTCCGTGTCCCAATCCAAAATCGAGAATCAAAAATCAAAAATGGCCGCGCCGCCTGCCGCCGGGGCCACCGGATTGGGGTTCATCACCGGGGCGTTGTCGGCCCCGACTTCCCCCACGGAGGCGGCCCTGCGGCCGCTTTCCTTCGGCGATTTCGCCGGTCAGCCCAAGACGGTCGAGCGCCTCCAGGTCATGGTCGGCGCCGCGAAGCGCCGCGGCGAGGCGCTGAACCACATTTTGCTTTCCGGTCCGCCCGGCCTCGGCAAGACCACCCTCGCCTTCATCCTCGGCCAGGAACTCGGCCGCAACGTCCGCGTGACCTCCGGCCCGGTCATCGAGAAGGCGGGCGACCTCGCGGGTCTGCTGACCAACCTCGAGGAGGGCGATCTTCTCTTCATCGACGAGATTCACCGCATCCCGAAGACCGTCGAGGAATACCTCTACTCGGCGATGGAGGACTTCCGCCTCGACATCATGATCGACCAGGGCCCCAACGCCCGCAGTGTGCGCCTTTCGATCCCGAAGTTCACGCTCGTCGGCGCCACGACGCGCGCCGGCCTGCTCACCGCGCCGCTGCGCTCGCGGTTCACGCTCAACACCCGCCTCGACTACTACGACCGCGCCACCCTCGAGGGTATCGTCCGCCGCAGCTGCGGCCTGCTCAAGGTCGAGATTGATAGCGCCGGCGCGAAAGAGATCGCCGCCCGTGCCCGCGGCACGCCGCGCATCGCCAACAACCTCGTCAATTTCGTTCGCGACTACGCCTCCGAAAAAGCGAAGGGCAAAATCACCCAGCCCGTCGCCGCCGCCGCGCTCGAACTCCTCGAGATCGATGCCGCCGGCCTCGACGAAATGGACAAGCGCATCCTCCGCCTCATGGCCGCCCACTACCAGGGCGGTCCCGTCGGACTCGGCACCATCGCCATCGCCGTCGGCGAAGAGGCCGACACGCTGGAGGAAGTCCACGAGCCCTTCCTGATCCAGGAAGGCTACCTCGCCCGCACCGCCCAGGGCCGCGTGCTCACCGCCAAAGGCTACGGCGCCATCGGCCTCAAGGCCGCCACCGGCGGCGATCAGGCCACCTTGCTTTAAATGGACCGGCCGCGTGGCAGGCTCACTTTGCTCGCCGTCGGCGCGGCGCTCGCGGCCTATGCCTTCTTCATCGCCTGGTATCACGCGCCCTACGCCGGCGGCTCGGACTCGTCGGGCTACCTGAACAGCGCGCGCCTGCTGTTGGCGGGACGACTCACCGCCCCGCTCACTCCCCCGGCAGAGTTTCCGCCCGACCTGCTCCCTCGCGCGCTGCTGGCTCCGCTGGGCTACAGCCCGAATCCCCGGGGTTCCGACCTGGTGCCAAGTTATCCCGTGGGCTTGCCGCTGCACTTCGCGGCGGCGGGCCGCGTGATCGGCCTGGGGCCGGCCGCCACGCTGGTGGCAGTGTTGGCCGCGCTCGGTCTGGTCGGCTTGCTCTACCTCACCGCCCGGGAACTCGGTGTACGCCCGGGCTGGGCGGCCGGTCTCGCGGCCGCCGCGGGCCTGTCGCCGCTGACCCTGTTCTACGCCCTGCAACCGATGAGCGACCTGGTGACCACGACGTGGACGGTGCTGGCCATGCTCTGCGCCCTGCGCTCCGCCCGCCACTCCGGCTGGGCCCTGGCCGCCGGCGCAGCGTTCTCGGTTTCGGTGCTGGTGCGACCGACCAACCTGCTGCTCGTGCTGCCGGCCCTTGTGGCGCTGGTCCCCAACCGGCGCGCCTGGTTCACCTTCGTGGCCGGCGGCGTTCCCGGCGCGCGCATCCTCGCGGCCTACAACCACGCTCTCTACGGCCGCATCCTCACCACCGGCTACGGTGACGTGAGCAGCCTCTTCGCCTTCAAAAACGTGCTGATCACGCTCAGCCACTACGCGCTCTGGATTCCGGTGGTGGCGAGTCCGCTGGTGCTGGCGGCGGTGGCGCTGCCGTTCCTGCGCGTCAGCCGCCGGAAGAAAGCATTGCTGGTTCTGTGGGGCGGGATTCTCCCTGCATTCTACGCCTTCTACGCCTGTACCCACGAGCACTGGTGGTATCTCCGCTTCATCCTGCCGTCCCTGCCCGCGGCCGGGATCGCAGCGGTCCTTGTTCTGCAGGAAGTGCGATTCCCGACCGTTCTTTTCGCCGCGCGCCTTTTGCCGGCCGGGGATACGCCGGCAAACCCCGGACCCGGCCGGAGCCTGCAACTGCCGCTCACCCTGGTGCTGGTGCTCGCCACGGTCGCCTGGATGGCGAGTTGGAACCGCGAACTGCGCATTCGTCACACCGAACTGGACGAGCGGGCCTATCGGCTGGCGGGCGAATGGGCGGCGCAGAACCTGCGCCCCGGCGACCTGGTCGTGGGCTGCCAGACCTCGGGAGCGCTGCTCTACTATGCCGGGGTCTCCAGCCTCAACTTCAACGAACTCACGCCGGAACAGTCCGCGCGGTTCCTCGCCTGGCTCGACCGCGGGGCCCGCCCGATCCACGCCGTGCTCTATCCCTTTGAAGTGGATCCCGTCCGCGCCGCCCTGCCGGGGCGTTGGGAACTCGTGACCGAGCTGCGCCAGGCCTCGGTCTGGCGCCGGACCGGACCCGCGCCATGAAGCGCTCCGCCCTCAACCGAATTTGCCGCGAGGCCCAGGCGTGCTTTGCGCGTCACCACTGGCACCTGCCGCCGGCGCCGCGCTGGGACGTGACCGACTTCGGTCTCGGCGACTTCGACCGCTTCGGCCTTGTGCTCATCACTCTCGCGACCGAGCCCGAATACTGCGAGAAACTCATGTATGCACGCCGCGGCCAGACCACGCCCTGCCACACCCACGCGCGCAAGAAGGAGGACATCATCTGCCGCCACGGGGAGCTCGGCCTGCGACTCTGGCCAACGCGGCCGGAGACGGGCCGACAAGAACCCGCCAGCTTGACCGTGCCCATCAACGGAGCACCGGTGTCCGTTCCAACCGGCGGGCTCTTCCCCCTCGCGGCCGGCTCGCGCGTGACCCTCGTGCCCGGCGTCTGGCACGAGTTCGCTCCACTCGGCGACGACTGCATCATCGGCGAAGTCTCCACCGCCAACGACGACTTGCACGACAACTTCTTCCTCGACCCGCGCGTCGGTCGCTTCCCGGCGATCGAGGAGGACGAACCCGCCGCCTTCCGGCTGCTTTCCGAATCATGAAAAGACTGCTCTTCGCTCTCCTCGTCCCTCTCGCCACGACCCTCGCCGCCTGGGCCGGGCCGCAGATCCGCCTGACCACCGAACTTGGCGCCATCGAAGCCGAACTGCATGCCGACCAAGCGCCGGTCACTGTCGCCAACTTCCTGAAATACGTGGACGCCGGCC
The DNA window shown above is from Oleiharenicola lentus and carries:
- a CDS encoding D-lyxose/D-mannose family sugar isomerase, with amino-acid sequence MKRSALNRICREAQACFARHHWHLPPAPRWDVTDFGLGDFDRFGLVLITLATEPEYCEKLMYARRGQTTPCHTHARKKEDIICRHGELGLRLWPTRPETGRQEPASLTVPINGAPVSVPTGGLFPLAAGSRVTLVPGVWHEFAPLGDDCIIGEVSTANDDLHDNFFLDPRVGRFPAIEEDEPAAFRLLSES
- the ruvB gene encoding Holliday junction branch migration DNA helicase RuvB — its product is MAAPPAAGATGLGFITGALSAPTSPTEAALRPLSFGDFAGQPKTVERLQVMVGAAKRRGEALNHILLSGPPGLGKTTLAFILGQELGRNVRVTSGPVIEKAGDLAGLLTNLEEGDLLFIDEIHRIPKTVEEYLYSAMEDFRLDIMIDQGPNARSVRLSIPKFTLVGATTRAGLLTAPLRSRFTLNTRLDYYDRATLEGIVRRSCGLLKVEIDSAGAKEIAARARGTPRIANNLVNFVRDYASEKAKGKITQPVAAAALELLEIDAAGLDEMDKRILRLMAAHYQGGPVGLGTIAIAVGEEADTLEEVHEPFLIQEGYLARTAQGRVLTAKGYGAIGLKAATGGDQATLL
- a CDS encoding glycosyltransferase family 39 protein; the encoded protein is MDRPRGRLTLLAVGAALAAYAFFIAWYHAPYAGGSDSSGYLNSARLLLAGRLTAPLTPPAEFPPDLLPRALLAPLGYSPNPRGSDLVPSYPVGLPLHFAAAGRVIGLGPAATLVAVLAALGLVGLLYLTARELGVRPGWAAGLAAAAGLSPLTLFYALQPMSDLVTTTWTVLAMLCALRSARHSGWALAAGAAFSVSVLVRPTNLLLVLPALVALVPNRRAWFTFVAGGVPGARILAAYNHALYGRILTTGYGDVSSLFAFKNVLITLSHYALWIPVVASPLVLAAVALPFLRVSRRKKALLVLWGGILPAFYAFYACTHEHWWYLRFILPSLPAAGIAAVLVLQEVRFPTVLFAARLLPAGDTPANPGPGRSLQLPLTLVLVLATVAWMASWNRELRIRHTELDERAYRLAGEWAAQNLRPGDLVVGCQTSGALLYYAGVSSLNFNELTPEQSARFLAWLDRGARPIHAVLYPFEVDPVRAALPGRWELVTELRQASVWRRTGPAP
- a CDS encoding dUTPase, with the translated sequence MDKLEEIFRMQDALNKRIGVNLPPPSDEEKAKWILNYTRAMQQETAELIDSVPWKWWAKYQKFDEQNAKVEVVDLFHFLVSLAQTLGMTPDDVYQAYLKKNAVNHQRQDSGYVKKDEADSKHI
- a CDS encoding UDP-N-acetylglucosamine 1-carboxyvinyltransferase, coding for MSDLIIHGGKPLSGTITPSGNKNSVLPILCATLLTDAKVTLRNVPLITDVEKLVTFFSEQGSVVAWDRAAGTMTLDHSGFDGSRLNGELPAGMRSSVLLFAPLLQRMKKFALPANAKGCALGIRELDPHLEILEKLGAKVATRGGTLTLSLKDRFRGARHWPDYMSVTATENFVMAAVLAEGESVLLNAASEPHVQDMCAVLAAMGAKIEGLGTSQLTVTGVARLKGGTFTIASDHHEIVTFLALGAITGGEVRVKNSLPHHFDLITRSFAKLGVKVEHDGDTAIVRRRQKLLVEQPFTTNLLPKIEAAPWPYFPVDLLPCMIALSVRAKGEVMFWNKVYEGGFTWMSELAKFGAHVVVSDPHRVTVFGAKPLRPTTVEAPYIIRAAVALYMVAASIPGKSVVKNADTIKRAHPNFVENLRSLGADVEWR